In one Brassica oleracea var. oleracea cultivar TO1000 chromosome C9, BOL, whole genome shotgun sequence genomic region, the following are encoded:
- the LOC106317158 gene encoding putative two-component response regulator ARR21 produces MAFAQVFYNQSSVLRINVMVVDDDPVFLQIMSRRLENLKYRDPSTMEITVIAVKDSREALSTLKIERNNIDLIVTDYYMPDMNGLQLKKQITQEFGNLPVIVMSSDTNKEHESLTCGAMGFIQKPINATELTKIYQLALTCKRNGKSTLWTENNHNDTDVSISQQIQLVPEQDNLMMTKKKKFSPRPDARSMNSSNGTCVSTDASRKNKKRKANGGSGDDFESLSQPSMKSKITWTDDLHDLFLQAIRHIGLDKAVPKKILEFMNVSYLTRENVASHLQKYRQFLRKVAERSSLCSNMLPSNGIDSIYPYPHTREPYYNNYTSSSSSWYGTSLNNRSFYSKPGHGLGQSRLLSNTSDPVCFSQMPHSYMNQSSTYDTHRIGSNLTLPIQSNLNYSSQNEGRRSFLEPTANKTSQTSQALGFEQHGLSAINGSGFNNNTLISYGSLTPNQLGTNSYKGSISTQQGMTNGSLALNQPGMSAYGSSTSTQPGMSSHISLTPNQPGRNSYGSLTAPQPRMSTHESLSPNQQGISSYENLTSNQLGINSHGGLSHDQPRMSSYENLTSNNLGLSSHGFLTPNQPGLKSYGSAIHSVGLNSFEGLTTHQPGSSNFSYGLQSFLNNENTAYEPQPHPHAQAAAQKNIEIPQQENLSLFDELGNINELLCDISNFELDHNKQQEAVSTNQFELPANVSTEMNQFFSLEDDDWTFVNTNQGHSNGETTNNVAPETNSQTFNMSTNHNQEQDAQDFVDWSFLNPEDLANEYDFMDSLFNGMN; encoded by the exons ATGGCTTTTGCACAAGTTTTCTACAACCAAAGCTCTGTCTTGAGAATCAATGTTATGGTTGTGGATGATGATCCTGTTTTCCTTCAAATCATGTCACGCAGGCTTGAAAATTTAAAATACAGAG ATCCATCCACTATGGAGATCACGGTTATAGCTGTTAAAGATTCGAGAGAAGCATTGTCTACTCTTAAAATCGAAAGAAACAATATCGATCTCATAGTCACAGATTATTACATGCCTGACATGAACGGTCTACAACTCAAAAAACAGATCACTCAAGAATTTGGCAATTTACCGGTCATAG TTATGTCATCGGACACCAATAAAGAACACGAGAGTTTAACGTGTGGAGCGATGGGTTTCATTCAAAAACCCATCAACGCAACTGAATTAACCAAGATTTACCAACTTGCTTTAACATGTAAGCGGAATGGTAAGTCCACCTTATGGACCGAGAACAACCACAATGACACAGATGTTAGCATCTCTCAGCAAATCCAGTTGGTTCCTGAGCAAGACAATCTCATGATGACCAAGAAGAAGAAGTTCTCACCTAGACCGGATGCAAGATCCATGAACAGTTCAAATGGAACTTGTGTTAGTACTGATGCTTCACGGAAAAATAAAAAAAGAAAAGCAAACGGTGGTTCTGGTGATGATTTTGAGTCTTTGTCGCAGCCCTCCATGAAGAGTAAGATTACGTGGACGGATGATCTTCATGATCTTTTCTTACAAGCTATCCGACACATCGGTCTTGACA AGGCTGTGCCAAAGAAAATCTTAGAGTTCATGAACGTATCATACTTGACAAGAGAAAACGTAGCCAGTCATTTACAG AAATATCGACAATTCTTGAGGAAAGTCGCGGAAAGAAGTTCTTTGTGTTCAAACATGTTGCCGAGTAATGGCATAGACTCGATATATCCATATCCTCACACCAGAGAGCCGTACTACAACAACTACACTTCTTCTTCTTCTTCTTGGTACGGCACAAGTCTCAACAATAGATCATTCTATTCCAAACCCGGACACGGTCTTGGACAGTCTAGACTCTTATCCAACACATCTGATCCCGTCTGCTTCAGTCAGATGCCTCACAGCTACATGAACCAGTCATCCACCTATGATACACACCGTATTGGATCAAACTTGACGCTGCCCATCCAGAGCAACCTCAATTACTCATCCCAAAATGAAGGAAGAAGAAGCTTTCTTGAACCAACGGCAAACAAAACTAGCCAAACATCTCAAGCTCTCGGGTTTGAACAGCATGGATTATCAGCTATTAATGGTAGTGGTTTCAACAATAACACGTTGATCAGCTATGGAAGTTTAACTCCTAATCAACTAGGAACTAACAGCTATAAAGGTTCAATTTCTACTCAACAAGGAATGACCAATGGAAGCCTGGCTCTTAATCAACCAGGAATGAGCGCCTATGGAAGTTCAACTTCTACTCAACCAGGCATGAGCAGCCATATAAGTTTGACTCCTAATCAACCAGGAAGGAACAGCTATGGAAGTTTAACTGCTCCTCAACCAAGAATGAGTACCCATGAAAGCTTATCTCCTAATCAACAAGGAATAAGCAGTTATGAAAATTTAACTTCTAATCAGCTAGGAATAAACAGCCATGGAGGCTTATCTCATGATCAACCACGTATGAGCAGCTATGAAAATTTAACTTCTAATAATCTAGGATTGAGCAGCCATGGATTTTTAACTCCTAATCAACCAGGACTTAAAAGTTATGGAAGTGCAATTCATAGCGTAGGACTAAACAGCTTTGAAGGTTTAACTACTCATCAACCAGGATCTAGCAACTTCTCGTATGGGTTGCAATCATTCTTAAACAATGAGAACACTGCATATGAGCCTCAACCTCATCCACATGCCCAAGCAGCTGCACAGAAAAATATTGAAATTCCTCAACAGGAGAATCTCAGCTTGTTTGATGAACTTGGCAATATTAATGAGCTTCTTTGCGACATAAGTAACTTTGAACTGGATCACAACAAG CAACAAGAAGCGGTTTCTACCAACCAATTTGAGCTTCCCGCAAATGTTTCGACTGAAATGAATCAATTTTTCTCTCTTGAAGATGATGACTGGACCTTTGTGAACACAAACCAG GGACATTCTAATGGAGAAACAACAAACAATGTTGCTCCGGAGACGAATTCTCAAACTTTCAACATGAGCACTAATCATAATCAG GAACAAGATGCTCAAGATTTTGTCGACTGGTCGTTCTTGAATCCGGAG GACTTGGCTAATGAGTACGACTTCATGGACTCTTTGTTCAATGGCATGAACTGA
- the LOC106312914 gene encoding BAG family molecular chaperone regulator 3: MMKMNTGTTPSLSVGGGGVSGNEWESRPGGMVVQRRTDQTSDAPRVIRVRVKYLSVYHEININSQSSFGELKKVLSGQTGLHHEDMKILYKDKERDSKMFLDLCGVKDRSKLVLKEDPMAQEKRLLEKRRNAVVEKAMKSIADIGLEVDRLAGQVSAFETVINKGGKVEEKSLVNLIEMLMNQLLRLDAITADGDVKLKRKMQVKRVQTYVETLDVLKVKNSTKKVDINKSVRHKPQTQTHYQQRDLLSFVDEEEEEPRRDSGASSSGTPAVVTNDWEKMFDSTSAAKAVEPVKPVPPRFKWEFFD, encoded by the exons ATGATGAAAATGAATACAGGAACGACGCCGTCCCTCAGCGTCGGAGGCGGCGGAGTTAGCGGCAATGAGTGGGAGTCCCGACCTGGAGGAATGGTTGTGCAAAGGCGGACGGATCAAACCTCCGATGCGCCACGTGTCATTCGCGTCCGGGTCAAATACTTGTCGGTTTACCACGAGATCAACATCAACTCCCAATCTAGCTTCG GAGAGTTGAAGAAGGTGTTGTCCGGTCAGACCGGACTTCACCACGAAGACATGAAGATTCTGTACAAAGACAAGGAGAGAGACTCGAAGATGTTTCTTGATCTATGTGGAGTTAAAGATCGGTCAAAGCTTGTTCTTAAAGAAGATCCGATGGCTCAGGAGAAACGTCTCCTCGAGAAGAGGAGAAACGCCGTCGTTGAAAAAGCTATGAAATCAATCGCCGACATTGGTCTCGAAGTCGACAGGCTCGCCGGACAGGTGTCGGCGTTTGAGACGGTGATTAATAAAGGAGGGAAGGTTGAAGAGAAGAGTCTTGTGAATCTGATTGAGATGTTGATGAATCAATTGCTGAGACTTGACGCCATAACTGCTGATGGAGATGTGAAGCTAAAGAGGAAGATGCAG GTGAAAAGAGTTCAGACGTACGTTGAAACACTTGATGTCTTAAAAGTCAAAAACTCGACCAAAAAAGTCGACATTAACAAGTCGGTCCGCCACAAACCGCAGACGCAAACGCACTATCAGCAACGCGATTTGTTATCGTTTGTTGATGAAGAGGAGGAGGAGCCTAGGAGGGACTCGGGCGCGTCCTCATCAGGTACTCCGGCGGTTGTAACTAATGATTGGGAGAAAATGTTTGACTCCACATCGGCGGCTAAGGCGGTTGAACCGGTTAAACCGGTCCCTCCAAGATTCAAATGGGAGTTCTTCGATTAA
- the LOC106319239 gene encoding tapetum-specific protein A9: MEFLKSFTTIIFVMFLAMSALETVPMVRSQQCLDNLSNMQVCAPLVLPGAVNPAPNSNCCIALQATNKDCICNALRAATTFTTTCNLPSLDCGITI; the protein is encoded by the exons ATGGAATTTCTCAAATCCTTTACAACTATTATCTTTGTAATGTTTCTGGCCATGAGCGCTCTAGAGACCGTACCTATGGTTCGATCTCAACAATGCCTAGACAATTTGAGCAATATGCAGGTGTGTGCGCCGCTGGTTCTGCCTGGTGCAGTCAATCCAGCCCCGAATTCAAATTGCTGCATCGCTCTCCAAGCAACTAACAAAGATTGTATATGTAACGCCCTTCGAGCAGCCACCACATTTACCACTACTTGCAACCTCCCCTCTTTAGATTGTG GTATAACCATATGA
- the LOC106319237 gene encoding protein IQ-DOMAIN 14: MGFFGRLFGSKKKQEKSSLTNNNRRKWSFTARSSNPATALSASSSHPSKRRSDEGILDANQHAIAVAAATAAVAEAALAAAHAAAEVVRLTGRGSGRTSSVNQTNRNNRRWGQEYAAAIKIQSAFRGYLARRALRALKALVKLQALVKGHIVRKQTADMLRRMQTLVRLQARARASRSSHVSESLSEAEYIKLIAMDHHHNHRSQMGSSRWNAPLYNEDNDKILEVDTWKPHFPSYHKESPRKRGSLVVPTSVENSPQVRSRPGSSSGGGSRRRTPFTPTRSEYEYYSGYHPNYMANTESYRAKVRSQSAPRQRLREFSSESGYKRSVQGQYYYYTAAAERSFDQRSDYGGVYF, from the exons ATGGGTTTCTTCGGTCGACTGTTCGGTAGTAAGAAGAAGCAGGAGAAGTCATCTCTGACAAATAACAACAGAAGAAAATGGAGCTTCACCGCCAGATCCTCAAATCCCGCGACGGCTTTATCGGCGTCGTCTTCTCATCCAAGCAAGAGACGCTCCGATGAAGGAATCTTGGACGCTAACCAGCATGCAATAGCCGTCGCAGCTGCCACCGCTGCTGTAGCTGAGGCGGCACTAGCAGCTGCTCATGCGGCGGCGGAGGTCGTGAGGCTTACCGGAAGAGGTAGTGGTAGAACCTCGTCGGTAAATCAAACTAATCGGAATAACCGCCGGTGGGGTCAGGAGTATGCAGCGGCGATAAAGATTCAATCAGCTTTCCGTGGCTACTTG GCGAGGAGGGCGCTGAGAGCATTGAAAGCGTTAGTGAAGCTCCAAGCGTTAGTTAAAGGGCATATAGTGAGGAAACAAACGGCTGATATGCTGCGTCGGATGCAAACGCTGGTTAGGCTCCAAGCTCGAGCTCGAGCATCGCGTTCTTCCCACGTTTCAGAGTCACTCTCAGAGGCTGAATACATCAAGCTCATTGCAATGGACCATCACCATAACCATCGTTCTCAGATGGGTTCGAGCCGTTGGAACGCACCGTTGTACAATGAAGACAATGACAAGATCCTAGAAGTCGACACTTGGAAGCCTCACTTCCCTTCTTATCATAAGGAGTCACCAAGGAAAAGAGGATCGCTTGTGGTACCGACAAGTGTGGAGAACAGTCCACAAGTAAGGTCTAGACCAGGAAGCAGCAGCGGTGGCGGTTCAAGGAGAAGAACGCCGTTTACGCCAACGAGAAGCGAGTACGAGTACTACTCTGGGTATCACCCTAACTACATGGCTAACACTGAGTCATACAGAGCAAAAGTCCGGTCACAAAGTGCACCTAGACAGAGGCTTCGAGAGTTCTCTTCAGAGAGTGGCTACAAAAGGTCAGTTCAGGGGCAGTATTACTACTACACAGCGGCTGCTGAGCGATCGTTTGATCAGCGTTCGGATTATGGAGGGGTTTATTTCTGA
- the LOC106319238 gene encoding RHOMBOID-like protein 3 isoform X2, with translation MSVVDDMENQMPAKHHQGIGSRGGEQDGLGPSPRPVVPPLVYAEFGDDDELSPQWTSWLIPMFVVANVIVFFATMSVNNCPQHSKHCVARFLGRFSFEHLRDNPLFGPSSLTLEKLGSLDWYRVVEKHQAWRLLTCIWLHAGVIHLAINMLSIVFMGTRLEQQFGFVRIGVIYIMSGMGGSILSSLFIRNDISVGASGALFGLLGSMLSELLTNWTIYSNKIKWLERQHMPQGRRLTSKYKPYQYILWLLSLALLIAGFVVALVLLFKGEDGNDHCHWCRYLSCIPTSRWSCDSV, from the exons ATGAGTGTAGTAGATGATATGGAGAACCAAATGCCGGCGAAGCATCATCAAGGGATCGGAAGCAGAGGCGGTGAGCAAGACGGATTAGGACCATCGCCTAGGCCGGTGGTACCACCGTTGGTGTACGCTGAATTTGGCGACGACGACGAGTTGTCGCCGCAGTGGACGTCGTGGCTGATTCCGATGTTCGTTGTGGCTAACGTGATAGTCTTCTTCGCTACTATGTCCGTCAACAACTGCCCTCAGCATTCTAAGCACTGTGTCGCCAGGTTCCTCGGGAGATTCTCCTTCGAGCATCTCCGGGACAATCCTCTCTTCGGCCCATCTTCTCTAAC ATTGGAGAAGTTAGGATCACTTGACTGGTACAGAGTTGTGGAGAAGCATCAAGCTTGGCGTCTCCTTACATGTATATGGTTACATGCCGGTGTTATTCATCTTGCTATTAATATGCTAAGCATTGTATTCATGGGTACTCGCCTTGAGCAGCAGTTTGGTTTCG TTAGGATTGGGGTCATATACATAATGTCAGGAATGGGAGGAAGCATACTGTCTTCGTTGTTTATCAGAAACGATATCTCTGTTGGAGCTTCTGGTGCCCTTTTTGGCCTTCTTGGCTCTATGCTTTCTGAACTTCTCACCAACTGGACCATATACTCTAACAAG ATCAAGTGGTTAGAAAGACAGCATATGCCACAAGGCAGACGTCTCACATCCAAGTACAAGCCTTACCAGTACATACTGTGGCTCCTGTCTCTAGCTCTATTGATCGCCGG GTTCGTGGTGGCACTGGTGCTGCTATTCAAAGGAGAAGATGGGAATGATCACTGCCACTGGTGTCGTTACCTGAGCTGTATACCCACTTCACGATGGAGTTGTGATAGCGTTTGA
- the LOC106319238 gene encoding RHOMBOID-like protein 3 isoform X1 yields the protein MSVVDDMENQMPAKHHQGIGSRGGEQDGLGPSPRPVVPPLVYAEFGDDDELSPQWTSWLIPMFVVANVIVFFATMSVNNCPQHSKHCVARFLGRFSFEHLRDNPLFGPSSLTLEKLGSLDWYRVVEKHQAWRLLTCIWLHAGVIHLAINMLSIVFMGTRLEQQFGFVRIGVIYIMSGMGGSILSSLFIRNDISVGASGALFGLLGSMLSELLTNWTIYSNKIAAFLTLLFVIVINLGIGSLPYVDNFAHVGGFLTGFFLGFLLMARPQIKWLERQHMPQGRRLTSKYKPYQYILWLLSLALLIAGFVVALVLLFKGEDGNDHCHWCRYLSCIPTSRWSCDSV from the exons ATGAGTGTAGTAGATGATATGGAGAACCAAATGCCGGCGAAGCATCATCAAGGGATCGGAAGCAGAGGCGGTGAGCAAGACGGATTAGGACCATCGCCTAGGCCGGTGGTACCACCGTTGGTGTACGCTGAATTTGGCGACGACGACGAGTTGTCGCCGCAGTGGACGTCGTGGCTGATTCCGATGTTCGTTGTGGCTAACGTGATAGTCTTCTTCGCTACTATGTCCGTCAACAACTGCCCTCAGCATTCTAAGCACTGTGTCGCCAGGTTCCTCGGGAGATTCTCCTTCGAGCATCTCCGGGACAATCCTCTCTTCGGCCCATCTTCTCTAAC ATTGGAGAAGTTAGGATCACTTGACTGGTACAGAGTTGTGGAGAAGCATCAAGCTTGGCGTCTCCTTACATGTATATGGTTACATGCCGGTGTTATTCATCTTGCTATTAATATGCTAAGCATTGTATTCATGGGTACTCGCCTTGAGCAGCAGTTTGGTTTCG TTAGGATTGGGGTCATATACATAATGTCAGGAATGGGAGGAAGCATACTGTCTTCGTTGTTTATCAGAAACGATATCTCTGTTGGAGCTTCTGGTGCCCTTTTTGGCCTTCTTGGCTCTATGCTTTCTGAACTTCTCACCAACTGGACCATATACTCTAACAAG ATTGCGGCATTCTTGACGCTTTTGTTTGTCATTGTGATAAACCTGGGCATTGGGAGTCTACCTTACGTTGATAACTTTGCTCATGTCGGTGGATTCTTAACTGGTTTTTTCCTCGGTTTCCTTCTCATGGCTCGTCCCCAGATCAAGTGGTTAGAAAGACAGCATATGCCACAAGGCAGACGTCTCACATCCAAGTACAAGCCTTACCAGTACATACTGTGGCTCCTGTCTCTAGCTCTATTGATCGCCGG GTTCGTGGTGGCACTGGTGCTGCTATTCAAAGGAGAAGATGGGAATGATCACTGCCACTGGTGTCGTTACCTGAGCTGTATACCCACTTCACGATGGAGTTGTGATAGCGTTTGA